Proteins from a genomic interval of Chryseobacterium indologenes:
- a CDS encoding FAD-dependent oxidoreductase, with the protein MAHNKGKALIIGAGIAGLSSAYYLLQKGWQVEILEQNDLSNNCSYGNAGMIVPSHFTPLAAPGVVAQGIRWMFDSKSPFYVKPSLNSNLISWGLKFLKHSNQNHVDRSASAIRDLNLASSILYNEIASKDEFDFELNQNGILMLYKTEKVREEETELAHKAINLGLSVDILDQKGIQELEPYIRMDVIGGINYKCDGHMNPMKLMKQMISYLKNNGAVFHTHHKVTGFETSGSRIKAIIANDKKFTADRFVMTGGSFLPELAQKAGIKIQLMPGKGYSFMHTPENPVNTLNHAALLLEARVAVTPMNGQIRFGGTMELASHHDKINMKRVEGIVRSVPQYLPDFQMHYKKESEIWFGYRPCAPDGLPYLGQSSQLKNLIIAGGGGMMGLSLGPIFGKTVSELANDQKPTVEIKIFNPERFN; encoded by the coding sequence ATGGCACACAATAAAGGAAAAGCACTTATCATTGGTGCAGGTATAGCAGGACTAAGCTCCGCCTATTATCTTTTACAAAAAGGCTGGCAGGTTGAAATCCTGGAACAGAATGATCTGTCCAACAATTGTTCTTATGGCAATGCAGGAATGATTGTACCCAGCCACTTTACTCCGTTAGCTGCCCCGGGAGTCGTTGCCCAGGGAATACGATGGATGTTTGACAGCAAAAGTCCGTTTTATGTTAAACCTTCATTGAATTCCAACCTGATATCATGGGGATTGAAGTTTTTAAAACATTCCAACCAGAATCACGTGGATCGTTCAGCATCAGCCATCAGAGACCTTAATCTGGCGAGCAGCATCCTCTACAACGAGATTGCCTCAAAGGATGAATTTGATTTTGAGCTTAATCAGAATGGTATTCTGATGCTTTACAAAACCGAAAAAGTAAGGGAAGAAGAAACAGAGCTTGCTCATAAAGCGATCAATCTGGGATTATCAGTTGATATTCTGGATCAAAAAGGAATTCAGGAACTTGAGCCTTATATCCGGATGGATGTCATAGGAGGGATCAATTACAAATGTGACGGCCATATGAATCCGATGAAACTGATGAAACAAATGATCTCTTATCTTAAAAATAATGGTGCCGTTTTTCATACTCATCACAAAGTAACCGGATTTGAAACATCAGGAAGCAGGATTAAAGCCATAATTGCCAATGATAAAAAGTTTACAGCAGACCGTTTCGTCATGACCGGAGGTTCATTTCTTCCTGAACTGGCTCAGAAGGCAGGAATCAAAATTCAATTAATGCCCGGAAAAGGATATTCGTTCATGCATACCCCAGAAAATCCGGTCAATACCCTGAATCATGCTGCTTTATTACTGGAAGCAAGAGTAGCTGTCACTCCTATGAATGGGCAGATCCGTTTTGGTGGGACTATGGAACTGGCTTCCCATCATGATAAAATTAACATGAAAAGAGTAGAAGGCATCGTCCGGTCTGTTCCTCAATATTTGCCTGACTTTCAGATGCATTATAAAAAAGAATCTGAAATCTGGTTTGGTTACAGGCCGTGCGCACCGGATGGACTGCCTTATCTGGGACAATCTTCCCAATTGAAAAACCTGATTATCGCAGGCGGCGGTGGTATGATGGGGTTAAGTTTAGGACCCATTTTTGGAAAAACAGTGTCAGAACTTGCCAATGACCAAAAGCCAACGGTTGAGATAAAGATCTTCAACCCCGAAAGATTTAATTAA